The following is a genomic window from Pedobacter sp. KBS0701.
CTTCGCCTCATTAATCCAGTCCTGTTCGGGTTTTAAAATTTTATCAGGTTTAATACCAACGTTATCTATGGCTATCCCTTCATCAATTCTTCTGCTTCTGGAAGTAGCCCAATAAAGCATGTAAGGCATACAGCTAAAATCTGCCCCTCTCATATTAGAATAATCTAAAACACCTGCGGTATGCTCGCCCATTAAGGTTACTTTATTACTTTGTTTAGCCAATAAGAGAAATTCTTCAGTAGTGCTTCCACAGTTTTTATTAATCAAAATGATTACTTTTTGAGGGTAGGGCGCAATGCTGTCTAAACTGATATTGCTATCATTGGAGAAAGAGACCAGTTTACCTTTACCTTTTTTCATCTTTTCAATGACACCACTAATAAACACCTTTTGATCAGGTGGAAGGCCATTAGTTGTAGCTATTGCAGCCCAACCTGCTATGTTGTCATCTGTAGAGAGTACATCTGCACCGATTTCTCTGAATGTGTTTGTGTAAAGATAGGGCGTTATCGGCCTGTAAGCAAAATCGGCGCCACCACCATTATTCCTTAAGTCAAGAATCAAGTTGGGCATTTTACTTAAGTTAGATCGATTTGCTTTAAACAAGGAATCTATGTTCTTTGCATTCAACTGGTTAAACGTGCTAATCTTTATATATAGTGTTTTTGTGGAAAGTGATTTACTCGCTACAGTTGCTTCACCAACTGGTTCTGCTGACGATTGCCTGCTTCCTTCTCTTTTAAAAGTGCCTAAAGCATTTCTCTTAATTTGTAATGACACATTTGTAGGAATATAATATCGATCATACATGATGCCTTTAAGCATATCCTTGCTGCTTTTAAGCGATAAGACTACCTGTCCAGGCAACCATTTGCCAGGTTTTGAAGAAATCACAACTCCGGCATAATCCCGAAAACTTGTTTTGTTTCTGACCACTGCTATTCGGGACGTAGAATCCTCAGTCCAATAAATGCCCATGATCCCTTTTGCGTTTTTAAGTCTTGCCAGTTCCTGGCTTGACAGGCTTAAGCGTTCCATTGCTTGAATACGTTCTTGTAATTTAGCTTCTTCTCTTTCTTTCGAGATCCTGTTTCTGCCTATTTGAATATGCCCATCTTTGAAAAAGGTTAACCACTCATTAATTAAATAAATACAGTGAGCAGATGTTGTTATTGATTGCGATTGCTCAAGCGCAGCCTGTGTGCGTTTATGATAGATAGCTTCTGTTTTAGCATTCACCTTATCTTTAAAACCGGAGTAATTTTTTTCAATTTTATCTTTAACATAGTTAAATTCCAGACTGCAATTACAATGCTGTGCAAAAGAGTTAAAAGAAAATAGGAATAAAAGTAATACACTGGTTAAGACGAATTTCATAGGAGGATAGCATCATTAAGCTTAAAAGACTACAAGTATAAAAAATAAATCTAATCCTCCGTTACCTATTGTCGCACATGGCAGCTAAGTTTAATGAAAAAGGGGCTTGTTTAATAATGCATGAGAGCTTGTTTTACCCGGCGATCTATTTGATGGTCACTTTGTACTAAAATGGTGAAGGTACAGTTAGTGAAATATAAAAACTGATGATGCCAACACAGATCGAAACTGAATTTTCGGATGGAGACAGCTTTAATCTTTTGATGTAAAATTAACACAAATTTAATTTGTACCACTTCGGTTTTCGGTATAAAATTTGTATTATTGCTTAAATAGATAGGTTTTTTATCATGAGCAAAGAAATATTAGAGTTTTCTGTACAGGTGGATGAAAAATTTGACCTAAAATTTAACTGGTTAGATGGCTTTTGGGGCGCTGCTTTTAAATTTTTTGGAAAATAATTTTTAAAATCAAAATTATATTAAATCAGTTGCCCTAAACTGAGCGGAAAGGTATTGCCTGATCTTTCTGATAGACCATTCATCTTTATCCTCAATTTTGCATTAGTCTTTAAGTTATTTATATTCATTCCAACTTTAGCGTTCAGTTTTAGTCTTTACCCTTTGGTCTTTCCTCTTTCAGCTTTTAGCCTTATCTTTGCAAAATAATGAGTAGAAGAAAGCCCGGTACGGTAACTATTGTTCCAAACGTACATATAATCGATATTGCTGAAGAGGGAAAAGGTGTTGGCAAGGCCGACGAGTTGGTCATTTTTGTTGACAAAGCCGTTCCTGGCGATGTGGTCGATGTACGCTTAACCAAAAAGAAAAAGAATTTTGCAGAAGCAATCATCGAGCAGCTGCATACAAAATCGGAACTCCGTACAGATCCTTTTTGTCCTCATTTCGGAACCTGTGGCGGTTGCAAATGGCAACACATGGGCTACGATGCGCAATTGAAGTTTAAGCAGAAAAATGTTGAGGCTGCGTTACAACGTTTAGGTAAAATAGATACTTCGGACACTGAACCAATTCTTGGTTCGGAAAAAAACAGGTATTACCGTAATAAACTCGAGTTTACTTTTTCGAATAAACGTTGGTTAGAAAAAACCGATATGGAACGCGAAGAGGATTTTGATATGAATGCGTTGGGTTTTCACGTACCCTTGCGTTTTGATAAAATTTTAGACATTGAGCACTGTTACTTACAGGATGAGCCTTCTAACTCGATCAGGAATTCGGTGCGTAAATATGCTTCTGATCATGGTTTATCTTTTTACGATCTACGTAACCACGAAGGCGCTTTACGTAACCTGATTATCCGCACTTCTACTACCGGAGAGGTAATGGTAGCGGTAGTTTTCGCTTATCCGGAGCAAGAGCAGATTGATGGTTTGATGGGTTTTCTTCAAAATGAATTTCCACAGATAACTTCATTGTTGTATATCGTTAACCAAAAGAAAAACGATACCATTTTTGATCAGGATGTGGCGGTTTTCTCTGGTCGTGATCATATTTTCGAAGAAATGGACGGTATACGCTTCAAAATTGGCGTAAAATCTTTTTACCAGACCAATTCTGAGCAAGC
Proteins encoded in this region:
- a CDS encoding S41 family peptidase, translated to MKFVLTSVLLLFLFSFNSFAQHCNCSLEFNYVKDKIEKNYSGFKDKVNAKTEAIYHKRTQAALEQSQSITTSAHCIYLINEWLTFFKDGHIQIGRNRISKEREEAKLQERIQAMERLSLSSQELARLKNAKGIMGIYWTEDSTSRIAVVRNKTSFRDYAGVVISSKPGKWLPGQVVLSLKSSKDMLKGIMYDRYYIPTNVSLQIKRNALGTFKREGSRQSSAEPVGEATVASKSLSTKTLYIKISTFNQLNAKNIDSLFKANRSNLSKMPNLILDLRNNGGGADFAYRPITPYLYTNTFREIGADVLSTDDNIAGWAAIATTNGLPPDQKVFISGVIEKMKKGKGKLVSFSNDSNISLDSIAPYPQKVIILINKNCGSTTEEFLLLAKQSNKVTLMGEHTAGVLDYSNMRGADFSCMPYMLYWATSRSRRIDEGIAIDNVGIKPDKILKPEQDWINEAKNYVEK
- the rlmD gene encoding 23S rRNA (uracil(1939)-C(5))-methyltransferase RlmD, giving the protein MSRRKPGTVTIVPNVHIIDIAEEGKGVGKADELVIFVDKAVPGDVVDVRLTKKKKNFAEAIIEQLHTKSELRTDPFCPHFGTCGGCKWQHMGYDAQLKFKQKNVEAALQRLGKIDTSDTEPILGSEKNRYYRNKLEFTFSNKRWLEKTDMEREEDFDMNALGFHVPLRFDKILDIEHCYLQDEPSNSIRNSVRKYASDHGLSFYDLRNHEGALRNLIIRTSTTGEVMVAVVFAYPEQEQIDGLMGFLQNEFPQITSLLYIVNQKKNDTIFDQDVAVFSGRDHIFEEMDGIRFKIGVKSFYQTNSEQAFELYKITRDFAGFKGDELVYDLYTGAGTIANFIAKNVKQVVGVEYVPTAIEDAKFNSELNGIDNTIFYAGDMKDILTSEFILAHGKPDVVITDPPRAGMHADVVQRLLEMESEKIVYVSCNAATQARDLELLKEKYDVVRIKPVDMFPHTQHVENVVLLRLK